One part of the Bdellovibrio sp. KM01 genome encodes these proteins:
- a CDS encoding YceI family protein, giving the protein MKLVIAAAVVTLGVSSAFAQSVVFDVTLNPMGDFKAKTNQIKGTAQVKGDQVSAQNIVVNMKSLKTGVDLRDKHTQKYLETDKYPTATLVTATGKGGKGKATINIKNKPVNVEGTYKVEGGLLKAEFVVKASEIGIKDVNYMGVGTEDDVKVHVEVPVGAAAAAPKAAAKK; this is encoded by the coding sequence ATGAAATTGGTTATTGCAGCAGCAGTGGTGACTTTGGGTGTTTCTAGTGCGTTTGCACAGTCTGTCGTGTTTGATGTGACTTTGAATCCGATGGGGGATTTCAAGGCAAAAACAAATCAAATCAAAGGAACAGCCCAAGTTAAAGGCGATCAAGTGTCAGCTCAGAATATCGTTGTTAACATGAAGAGTTTGAAAACGGGCGTTGATCTTCGTGACAAGCACACTCAAAAATATCTTGAGACAGATAAATACCCAACTGCAACTTTGGTGACTGCGACTGGTAAAGGTGGCAAAGGTAAAGCCACAATCAATATCAAAAACAAGCCAGTTAATGTTGAAGGAACTTACAAAGTTGAAGGTGGCTTGTTGAAAGCTGAATTCGTTGTGAAGGCTTCTGAAATCGGAATCAAAGATGTTAACTACATGGGCGTAGGAACAGAAGACGATGTGAAAGTTCACGTTGAAGTGCCAGTAGGTGCCGCAGCGGCAGCACCCAAAGCAGCAGCTAAAAAATAG
- a CDS encoding cytochrome c, whose protein sequence is MITGKLKWVTLLGLPLMVFSFQNCSDFTVQQAILESASLASGQSYLDAQELPILTDPSRGSLVRWYQQGQPSKVDKAYTGADKLSYVFAADRAMTGKIFTAYSGSANAEETSVTVASGKITVSRIFSAGNSAQATVNLPSTGTRMVIALRAGAQPDDFSLLVNGIVQTMTITKTGSPQEFSFVTKTLVAGTTGGMVYEYMFFNDRLNNAQLNSLSRLIGTTNSVSQVIFDPAIFADSSGSTGSTVDTKLAAAKAVIDSSCLSCHGAGSTRGDFSNMTAASMITRGFVKAGQPLSSSLYFRMKGSQGGGTKNMPDNGTTVSATQLQAVYDWISNIQ, encoded by the coding sequence ATGATTACCGGGAAACTAAAATGGGTGACTCTTCTGGGACTTCCGCTGATGGTTTTTTCGTTTCAAAATTGCAGTGACTTTACGGTGCAGCAGGCGATTCTTGAATCGGCTTCGTTAGCCAGTGGTCAAAGTTACCTGGATGCACAGGAACTTCCTATTCTGACGGATCCATCTCGTGGTTCTTTGGTGCGTTGGTATCAACAAGGTCAGCCCAGCAAAGTCGATAAAGCCTATACGGGTGCTGATAAGCTTAGTTATGTGTTCGCTGCAGATCGCGCGATGACGGGTAAGATTTTTACGGCTTATTCCGGAAGTGCGAATGCTGAAGAAACTTCGGTCACTGTTGCGAGTGGCAAGATCACGGTCAGTCGTATTTTTTCAGCGGGCAACAGTGCCCAAGCCACAGTGAATCTTCCGTCAACAGGTACTCGCATGGTCATTGCCTTGCGGGCTGGTGCACAGCCCGATGACTTTTCTTTGTTAGTGAATGGGATTGTGCAGACGATGACGATCACTAAGACGGGAAGTCCGCAGGAGTTTTCGTTTGTAACCAAGACTTTGGTGGCTGGTACAACTGGCGGGATGGTTTATGAGTACATGTTTTTTAATGACCGTCTCAATAATGCTCAACTCAATTCTCTGTCTCGTTTAATTGGTACGACAAATTCCGTAAGTCAGGTGATCTTTGACCCGGCTATTTTTGCCGACTCCAGCGGTTCGACGGGTTCGACTGTGGATACAAAATTGGCAGCTGCAAAAGCTGTTATTGATTCCTCCTGTTTAAGTTGCCATGGGGCGGGTTCGACTCGTGGAGATTTCTCAAATATGACCGCAGCCAGTATGATCACCCGGGGTTTTGTTAAGGCAGGCCAACCTTTAAGTTCGTCGCTTTATTTTAGAATGAAAGGCTCGCAGGGTGGTGGCACAAAAAATATGCCAGACAATGGTACAACAGTGAGTGCAACTCAGTTGCAAGCTGTGTATGATTGGATATCCAACATTCAGTAA